In a genomic window of Anoxybacter fermentans:
- a CDS encoding 4Fe-4S dicluster domain-containing protein: MGKSIMGKLAKKLIANLTEPVKIEVCRGSLLGCPKGVVDPKDLEMEILDLMDQLDLINELKDCLSCENVSHPFLRISISGCVNGCSRPQIKDIGLEGVVSLRAVPEKCTHCGSCIKVCQEDAILLTEEGFSLNHERCLSCGDCARVCSSGALSIEKTGIRLLIGGRLGRHPHLGQPVAKFLTTKEALKKIRHFFEMVIREYHSGRNLEETLHYLEQNLFSASGR, encoded by the coding sequence ATGGGAAAATCTATAATGGGGAAATTGGCCAAAAAGTTAATTGCTAACCTTACTGAGCCGGTTAAAATTGAAGTTTGTCGAGGTAGTCTTTTAGGTTGTCCTAAAGGTGTAGTTGATCCTAAAGACCTGGAAATGGAAATTCTGGATCTAATGGATCAATTAGATTTAATAAATGAGTTAAAAGATTGTTTATCATGTGAAAATGTTTCTCATCCTTTTTTACGGATTTCTATATCTGGCTGTGTGAATGGTTGTTCAAGGCCGCAGATTAAAGATATCGGTCTTGAAGGGGTAGTTTCTTTGCGTGCCGTTCCAGAAAAGTGTACACATTGTGGGTCCTGTATTAAGGTATGTCAGGAGGATGCTATTTTGTTGACAGAAGAAGGATTTAGTTTAAATCATGAGCGCTGTCTTTCCTGCGGAGATTGTGCCCGGGTTTGTTCTAGCGGTGCTTTAAGTATTGAGAAGACAGGAATCAGATTGTTAATAGGAGGAAGATTAGGCCGACACCCCCATCTTGGGCAGCCGGTAGCTAAATTTTTAACCACAAAAGAGGCTCTTAAAAAGATTCGCCATTTCTTTGAGATGGTTATTCGGGAATACCATTCTGGTCGAAATTTAGAAGAAACTTTGCATTATCTAGAACAAAATCTCTTTAGTGCTTCAGGCCGCTAA
- a CDS encoding Crp/Fnr family transcriptional regulator translates to MENAKYLHNIHLFASLDEDDLARIANLASERYYPKESIIFFEGEPGEAFFFLKSGRVKISKITPEGGEQILKLIEPGAVFAEAVIFSDEAYPATARVLEDACVGMIKKKDFEALIMEQPELAIRLLKLLNKRLREAQMKIKELGLFDAHSRTASLLLRLAQTYGKEDGDKISFQLKLNRQDLANMIGTTRETITRILSKFRRQGIIELEGDRITILKPSELESWINIG, encoded by the coding sequence ATGGAAAATGCAAAATATCTACATAATATTCATCTCTTTGCATCTCTAGATGAAGATGACCTGGCCAGAATTGCTAATCTGGCCAGTGAACGTTATTACCCAAAAGAAAGTATTATTTTCTTTGAAGGAGAACCAGGGGAGGCTTTTTTCTTTTTAAAGTCCGGTAGAGTTAAAATTTCTAAGATTACTCCCGAAGGAGGAGAGCAGATTTTGAAATTAATTGAACCCGGTGCTGTCTTTGCAGAAGCTGTTATCTTTTCTGATGAAGCATATCCTGCCACTGCCCGGGTTTTGGAAGATGCCTGTGTGGGGATGATCAAAAAGAAGGATTTTGAAGCATTGATTATGGAACAGCCAGAATTAGCTATAAGACTCTTAAAGCTTCTTAATAAACGTTTAAGGGAAGCCCAGATGAAGATTAAGGAACTGGGACTTTTTGATGCCCATTCACGAACTGCAAGTTTGCTTTTACGTCTTGCTCAAACCTATGGGAAGGAAGATGGAGATAAAATTAGCTTTCAATTGAAATTGAACCGTCAAGATCTGGCAAATATGATCGGTACAACCAGAGAGACCATCACCCGTATTTTATCTAAATTCCGTAGGCAGGGGATTATTGAATTGGAAGGTGATCGGATTACCATTCTTAAGCCTTCTGAATTGGAAAGTTGGATTAATATAGGGTAA
- a CDS encoding cobalamin B12-binding domain-containing protein has product MRPLILGAALGNCVHVGGVLNFLRLAEDVGYRTKFLGPAVSIKDLIGAIIESEPEMVAVGYRLTPETGFKLFNELKNAVLEAGLTKPRYIFGGTIPVAKEAAKVGLFERIFTGEEGLDEIIAFLKGEDRKEGAESYPDNLVDRIKAKAPFPVIRHHFGLPSLEETIAGIEKIAEAKVLDVISLGPDQNAQESFFRPEEMDPKQSGAGGVPIRTEDDLRAIYKASRRGNYPLLRCYSGTRDLLKMAEMLKETINNAWCAVPLSWYNQLDGRGPRPVAAAIAENQQVMKWHGERNIPVEVNEAHHWSLRDAHDTIAVVMAYLAAYNAKKMGVKDYVAQYMFNTPPGTSGVMDLAKMLAKKELITSLEDENFKVYTQVRAGLSSFPVDMDMAKGQLNSSTYLAMALKPDIVHVVAYCEADHAATPDDIIESCKMVRQVIQNCLFGLPDMTCDPRVQERKKELLNEAQVLLNAIKKLGQASGSKDDPFTDPENLAHAIKIGLLDAPHLKGNPNAKGALMTKMVNGACYAYDFTRDHIITEEERIKKIIF; this is encoded by the coding sequence TTGAGACCACTAATTCTGGGCGCCGCCCTGGGTAATTGTGTTCATGTGGGTGGCGTTCTCAATTTTTTACGTTTAGCAGAAGATGTTGGATATCGGACTAAGTTTTTAGGACCTGCTGTATCAATCAAGGATTTGATTGGTGCTATTATCGAGAGTGAACCTGAAATGGTGGCAGTTGGTTATCGCTTAACACCGGAGACCGGTTTTAAACTTTTCAATGAGTTAAAAAATGCTGTTTTAGAAGCGGGTTTAACTAAACCACGCTATATTTTTGGAGGAACAATCCCTGTTGCTAAAGAGGCCGCCAAAGTGGGGCTTTTTGAACGTATTTTTACCGGTGAAGAAGGTTTAGATGAAATTATTGCCTTTTTAAAAGGTGAGGATAGAAAAGAAGGAGCTGAATCATATCCAGACAATCTTGTAGACCGAATTAAAGCAAAAGCTCCTTTTCCTGTAATCAGGCATCATTTTGGATTACCTTCTTTGGAGGAAACCATAGCTGGGATTGAAAAGATTGCTGAAGCAAAAGTATTGGATGTCATCTCACTTGGCCCAGATCAAAATGCTCAAGAATCTTTCTTCCGTCCGGAAGAGATGGATCCTAAACAATCAGGGGCCGGGGGTGTACCTATTCGTACTGAAGATGATTTAAGAGCAATCTATAAAGCTTCCCGCCGCGGTAATTATCCTCTTTTAAGATGCTATAGCGGTACAAGGGATCTTTTAAAGATGGCAGAGATGCTAAAAGAGACAATCAATAATGCCTGGTGTGCTGTACCTTTAAGCTGGTATAATCAACTTGATGGGCGCGGGCCAAGACCAGTTGCTGCTGCTATTGCAGAAAACCAGCAGGTAATGAAATGGCATGGTGAAAGGAATATTCCTGTGGAAGTAAATGAAGCCCACCATTGGAGTCTCAGGGATGCCCATGATACCATTGCTGTGGTGATGGCTTATCTGGCTGCTTATAATGCTAAAAAGATGGGTGTTAAAGATTATGTTGCCCAATATATGTTTAATACTCCTCCGGGAACTTCTGGAGTAATGGATTTAGCCAAGATGTTGGCGAAAAAAGAGCTGATAACTTCTTTAGAAGATGAAAATTTTAAAGTTTATACTCAAGTTAGAGCAGGTCTTTCCAGTTTTCCTGTTGACATGGATATGGCAAAAGGACAACTTAATTCGTCTACTTACCTGGCAATGGCTCTTAAGCCTGATATTGTCCATGTTGTTGCTTATTGTGAAGCAGATCATGCAGCCACACCCGATGATATCATCGAAAGTTGTAAGATGGTGCGCCAGGTAATCCAGAATTGTCTCTTTGGCTTGCCTGATATGACCTGTGATCCGCGTGTTCAGGAACGGAAAAAAGAACTATTAAATGAAGCACAGGTTCTCCTTAATGCCATCAAAAAATTAGGACAAGCTAGCGGAAGCAAAGATGATCCGTTTACTGACCCGGAAAATCTTGCTCATGCTATTAAGATTGGACTATTAGATGCTCCTCATCTAAAGGGTAACCCCAATGCTAAAGGTGCTTTAATGACTAAAATGGTTAATGGAGCATGTTATGCATACGATTTTACCAGAGATCATATTATTACTGAGGAAGAGCGAATCAAAAAAATTATCTTTTAA
- a CDS encoding NAD/NADP-dependent octopine/nopaline dehydrogenase family protein, whose product MFFERKPKFAVLGAGHGGQAMAAHLALMGYEVNLFNKTATRIEAVRKIGGIHLSGVFNGFGKLKKVTTDLRQAIAGVDIIMIVTPATAHEFFARALVPVLEDGQIVVLNPGRTGGALEFAQILKEEGFKKKCYIAETQTFLYASRVIGPAQARIFGLKNIVPIAAFPAVDTPVVYNKLHRVFPQFTPAKNILKTSLENIGAVFHPVPTILNVGRIESTRGDFTYYHEGISPSVARFAQMVDDERMAVALRLGVDVLTARDWMRKVYGVQGNTLYEVFQNNRQYDGIKAPATIDHRYIYEDVPMSLVPISSLGRMLGVPTPAINTIIDMACLLHERDYWAIGRTVEKLGLAGMTVKEIQSYVETGKVKVRRPSKVSRFTVGSEVERVVDLGHIIREREGGVDN is encoded by the coding sequence ATGTTTTTTGAACGTAAGCCAAAGTTTGCTGTTTTGGGTGCGGGACATGGAGGACAGGCAATGGCTGCTCATCTTGCCCTTATGGGTTATGAGGTGAATCTTTTTAACAAAACTGCAACGAGAATTGAAGCAGTTCGTAAAATAGGCGGAATTCACTTAAGCGGTGTTTTCAATGGTTTTGGTAAGTTGAAAAAAGTGACCACGGATTTGCGGCAGGCAATTGCTGGTGTTGACATTATTATGATTGTAACACCAGCGACAGCTCACGAGTTTTTTGCCAGAGCATTGGTACCGGTTCTTGAGGATGGGCAAATTGTGGTGCTCAATCCAGGAAGAACGGGTGGGGCACTAGAATTTGCTCAAATTTTGAAAGAGGAAGGTTTTAAAAAGAAATGCTATATTGCAGAAACTCAGACCTTCCTTTATGCTAGCAGGGTAATTGGGCCTGCACAAGCCAGAATTTTTGGTTTAAAGAATATAGTCCCCATTGCCGCTTTTCCTGCTGTAGATACCCCAGTAGTTTATAACAAGCTTCACCGTGTATTTCCTCAGTTTACCCCTGCGAAAAATATTCTCAAGACCAGTCTAGAAAATATTGGAGCTGTTTTTCATCCAGTACCTACTATCCTTAATGTAGGACGGATTGAATCGACACGTGGAGATTTTACTTATTATCATGAGGGTATAAGTCCGTCAGTTGCACGTTTTGCCCAGATGGTTGATGATGAACGGATGGCAGTAGCATTGCGTTTGGGTGTAGATGTATTAACTGCACGTGATTGGATGCGTAAAGTGTACGGCGTTCAGGGTAATACTTTATATGAAGTCTTTCAAAATAATCGTCAGTATGATGGTATTAAAGCACCGGCTACTATTGATCATAGATATATTTATGAAGATGTGCCCATGAGTCTTGTACCTATTTCTTCATTAGGTAGGATGTTAGGAGTTCCAACCCCAGCTATTAATACTATAATTGATATGGCGTGCCTCTTACATGAAAGGGATTATTGGGCTATAGGACGTACAGTAGAGAAATTAGGTCTTGCAGGAATGACAGTAAAAGAGATTCAGAGTTATGTTGAAACAGGTAAAGTAAAAGTACGTCGTCCATCTAAGGTAAGCAGATTTACTGTTGGATCCGAAGTGGAAAGAGTGGTAGATTTAGGTCATATTATTCGTGAACGTGAAGGAGGGGTTGATAATTGA
- a CDS encoding ISL3 family transposase produces MQYNNIIKFLDLPDIIATEIISTEDRYIFIAEAKKNHIVCPQCGNITNKIHDTKWQNIRDIPIRGKLVIIRLLKKRYRCPYCHKRGIPEKYESIDKYARKTKRFDKYLAKETVSKDYSKVARENGLSYTAVNNAVKKVVDPLIKQQVSKLSQLKAISIDEFAVLKRHKYGVSITDPINRELIDILPTRKKDDLIDYFNCWEDEQRRQIQSISMDMWRPFKAVADAAFTHAKIVIDKFHLVTLMNRALDEVRKQVQQTVNNHQRRKFFQSRLLLQKRAEELTDEEHEKLIKLFELSPALEKAWELKEEFRDLLQLDDVKEATRALKRWYKEVIKSKLMPFYQVKKIIQRWEEKILNYFKTKITNGFAEGINNKIKLIKRIGYGVPNVMNLRRRVFNAMLSY; encoded by the coding sequence ATGCAATATAATAATATCATAAAATTTCTTGATTTGCCAGACATTATTGCAACTGAAATTATTTCAACGGAGGACAGATATATTTTTATCGCTGAAGCAAAGAAAAATCACATTGTGTGTCCTCAGTGTGGTAATATCACTAATAAAATCCATGATACAAAATGGCAAAATATTAGAGACATCCCCATAAGAGGTAAACTAGTAATCATTAGACTTCTAAAGAAAAGATATCGTTGTCCTTATTGTCATAAGAGGGGTATCCCTGAAAAATATGAAAGTATTGATAAATATGCCCGTAAAACCAAACGCTTTGATAAATATCTTGCTAAAGAAACTGTCAGCAAGGATTATTCTAAAGTTGCTAGAGAAAACGGGTTAAGTTATACAGCTGTTAATAATGCAGTTAAAAAAGTAGTTGACCCTCTCATTAAACAACAAGTTTCAAAACTTAGTCAATTAAAAGCCATCAGTATCGATGAATTTGCAGTTTTAAAACGCCATAAATATGGAGTTAGCATTACAGATCCAATTAATCGGGAGTTAATTGACATTTTACCTACTCGCAAAAAGGATGATTTAATTGACTACTTTAATTGTTGGGAAGATGAACAAAGACGACAGATTCAATCGATCTCTATGGATATGTGGCGGCCGTTCAAAGCAGTAGCAGATGCAGCATTTACTCATGCAAAAATTGTTATAGATAAATTTCATCTTGTAACTTTAATGAACAGAGCCCTTGATGAAGTTAGAAAACAAGTTCAACAAACAGTAAATAATCATCAGAGAAGAAAGTTTTTTCAAAGTCGTTTATTACTCCAAAAACGAGCTGAAGAATTGACAGATGAAGAACATGAAAAGCTCATCAAATTATTTGAACTCAGTCCAGCTCTAGAAAAGGCCTGGGAATTAAAAGAGGAATTCAGAGACCTATTGCAGCTAGATGATGTGAAAGAAGCCACCAGAGCTCTAAAAAGGTGGTATAAAGAAGTAATAAAAAGCAAGCTGATGCCTTTTTACCAGGTAAAAAAGATAATACAAAGATGGGAAGAAAAAATACTAAATTATTTTAAGACTAAGATAACCAATGGCTTTGCTGAGGGTATCAATAACAAGATTAAATTGATCAAAAGGATTGGATATGGTGTTCCAAATGTTATGAATCTAAGGAGAAGAGTATTTAATGCAATGTTAAGTTATTAA
- the fusA gene encoding elongation factor G, protein MKVQKTEQIRNIALVSHSGAGKTSLTEAMLYRCGVVSRLGKVDDGTTASDWTPEEKNRKVSINASYLPVLYKDHKINIIDAPGYSDFIGDVRGSLRVADGVIILVCAASGVEIDTKRYWRMADEYELPKIVFVNKMNRESADFRKAIDELQENFGQNVVPVVIPIGAATEFKGVVDILKKKAYYYDEEGKLIKETTDIPAEVQDDMEEYRMMLVEALVETDDELLMKYLEEEPLSDEELIPVLGKAVKNSQVVPVLAGAATTCTGVEILMDYIIETMPAPNAKGIVKGFKPGTEEEEVREISVNAPMSAFVVKTIVDPFVGRLSIFKVLSGKLSSDTEYFNVNKDQKEKVGKVYFMKGKEQEQTTEVIAGDIAAVAKLSVTETGDTLCDINAPIQYPAIKFPEPMYSVAVYAKKEGDEEKVGTALNKYAEEDPTFEVEHNTETKELIVKSMGSQHIEVVRDIIKRKFNVEFEIRAPKIPYRETITVKTQVEEKYKKQTGGKGQYGHVLMRMEPLPRGEGFAFDEEIFGGAIPSQYIPAVEKGVKEAMEAGVLAGYPVVDVKTVVYDGSYHPVDSSEMAFKIAASKAFKKGMEQAKPILLEPIMELEIIVPEEMMGDIMGHMTSKRGKILGMEPCEDGQLIRAQAPLAEIWNYAIELKSMTGGQGTFTMKYSHYEKVPEKQAEEIIAARAAEKEE, encoded by the coding sequence ATGAAAGTACAGAAAACTGAACAAATTAGAAATATAGCTCTCGTTTCTCATAGCGGAGCTGGTAAAACTTCCTTAACAGAAGCTATGCTCTACAGATGTGGAGTAGTTAGTCGTTTAGGTAAAGTAGATGATGGAACAACTGCTTCTGATTGGACTCCTGAAGAGAAAAATCGTAAGGTTTCAATTAATGCTTCTTATTTGCCTGTTCTTTATAAAGATCATAAGATAAACATTATTGATGCACCTGGTTACAGTGATTTTATCGGTGACGTTCGTGGTAGTTTACGTGTTGCTGATGGTGTAATCATTTTAGTCTGTGCAGCTTCTGGTGTTGAAATTGATACAAAGAGATATTGGCGGATGGCTGACGAATATGAATTGCCTAAGATTGTATTTGTCAACAAGATGAATCGCGAAAGTGCTGACTTTCGAAAGGCAATTGATGAATTACAAGAAAACTTCGGACAAAATGTAGTACCTGTTGTGATTCCAATTGGTGCTGCCACCGAATTCAAAGGTGTGGTTGATATTTTGAAGAAAAAAGCTTATTATTATGATGAAGAAGGTAAACTTATTAAAGAAACTACCGATATTCCTGCCGAAGTTCAGGACGATATGGAAGAATATCGGATGATGTTAGTTGAAGCATTAGTAGAGACTGATGATGAATTATTAATGAAATATTTAGAAGAAGAGCCTCTCTCCGACGAAGAGTTAATTCCAGTATTGGGCAAAGCTGTAAAAAACAGTCAGGTTGTTCCTGTTCTCGCAGGTGCAGCTACTACCTGTACTGGTGTTGAAATTTTAATGGATTATATCATTGAAACTATGCCTGCTCCAAATGCTAAAGGTATAGTAAAAGGTTTTAAACCAGGTACCGAAGAAGAAGAGGTTCGCGAGATTAGTGTAAATGCTCCAATGAGTGCATTTGTTGTTAAGACTATTGTAGATCCATTTGTTGGCCGGTTGAGTATTTTTAAAGTTCTCTCTGGTAAACTTAGTTCTGATACTGAATATTTTAATGTAAACAAAGACCAAAAAGAAAAAGTTGGTAAAGTATACTTTATGAAGGGTAAAGAACAGGAGCAAACGACTGAAGTAATTGCCGGAGACATTGCTGCTGTAGCTAAATTAAGTGTAACAGAAACTGGTGATACTCTCTGTGATATTAATGCTCCAATACAATATCCGGCTATTAAGTTCCCTGAACCAATGTATTCTGTAGCTGTTTATGCGAAGAAAGAGGGAGATGAAGAGAAGGTAGGTACTGCTCTTAACAAATATGCTGAAGAGGATCCAACCTTTGAGGTAGAGCATAACACTGAAACTAAAGAGTTAATCGTAAAGAGTATGGGTTCACAGCATATCGAAGTAGTTCGCGATATTATCAAGCGGAAATTCAATGTTGAGTTTGAAATTCGTGCTCCTAAGATTCCTTATCGGGAAACCATAACTGTAAAAACTCAGGTTGAAGAAAAATATAAGAAACAAACCGGTGGTAAAGGTCAATACGGACACGTTCTAATGAGAATGGAACCTCTGCCAAGAGGTGAAGGTTTTGCATTTGATGAAGAAATATTTGGTGGTGCTATTCCAAGTCAATATATCCCTGCTGTTGAGAAAGGTGTTAAAGAAGCTATGGAGGCAGGGGTACTGGCCGGTTATCCAGTTGTAGATGTTAAGACCGTGGTTTATGATGGGTCCTATCACCCAGTAGACTCTTCTGAGATGGCATTCAAAATTGCCGCTTCTAAAGCTTTCAAGAAAGGTATGGAACAGGCTAAGCCGATTCTCCTTGAGCCAATTATGGAACTTGAAATAATCGTTCCGGAAGAGATGATGGGTGACATTATGGGCCATATGACCAGTAAGAGAGGTAAAATTTTGGGTATGGAACCATGTGAAGATGGTCAGTTAATCCGTGCGCAGGCTCCTTTAGCTGAAATTTGGAATTATGCTATTGAATTGAAGTCTATGACTGGTGGACAGGGTACCTTTACCATGAAGTACAGTCATTATGAAAAAGTACCTGAAAAGCAGGCTGAAGAAATTATTGCTGCTCGGGCAGCTGAAAAAGAAGAATAA
- a CDS encoding nucleotide pyrophosphohydrolase, with protein sequence MEIKEAQAEVDRWISQFEEGYWHPLSMLARLTEEVGELAREINHLFGEKPKKPTEKEGNLALELADILFILCCMANSMDIDLEDAFKKMMDKYRTRDAERWTRKK encoded by the coding sequence ATGGAGATAAAAGAGGCTCAGGCTGAGGTTGACCGTTGGATAAGTCAATTTGAAGAGGGTTACTGGCATCCGCTTTCTATGCTGGCCCGGTTAACTGAAGAAGTGGGAGAGCTGGCCCGGGAAATAAATCATCTTTTTGGTGAAAAACCTAAAAAGCCCACAGAAAAAGAAGGTAATCTAGCATTGGAACTGGCTGATATCCTCTTTATCCTTTGTTGTATGGCTAACTCGATGGATATTGACTTAGAAGATGCATTTAAAAAGATGATGGATAAGTACCGAACACGGGATGCGGAACGCTGGACACGTAAGAAGTAA
- a CDS encoding hydantoinase/oxoprolinase family protein, whose amino-acid sequence MIIGIDVGGTHTDGVLIKNGQVTKTGKVVTRRDDLKESILEVLDELLVGQDEKKIERIVFSTTLTTNLIAQRKYPPTGLVLIPGPGMKPDWLKLGTINWLLKGSIDHRGRKVMDLEQNELKSFLEELATSGIVDLAIVGKFSTRNPSLEEKLESFIREHLPEVDNVQLGSRVAPVLNFPRRVHTTWLNTAVYRENTIFLKEVQDAVHKRGINAQLYLLKADGGTMLLQEGINFGVETIKSGPAASIMGFLALSGTEKRTSLLLDVGGTTTDIALITGGVPLFEPEGVEIEGYLTSVRGLLNRSIPYGGDSRIIVDNGQIGLAPERVGPAVAFGGSVPTLTDALVVAGLVEKGDQKQARLAFAKLVEHIEDSLEEAAQKIIDHFYLKVKEAVEELLIELNNRPVYTIHELLTDTRLEPEVVMMIGGPAKALLPGLADKLGLAPILPDYYHVANALGAAVARPTLRQTLYADTAQKFYRLSGIMGKQQITGRFTLKDARQILLEHMKSMVKQNGGLNIDDKLIEITHEESFNLVRGFSTQGQILRLKAQVKPGIDPALGELKFLMKGEIKQ is encoded by the coding sequence ATGATTATCGGAATTGATGTTGGTGGCACCCACACAGATGGAGTGCTGATTAAAAATGGACAGGTAACAAAAACTGGAAAAGTGGTAACCAGACGTGATGATTTAAAGGAGAGTATCCTGGAAGTTTTAGATGAACTATTGGTTGGGCAGGATGAAAAAAAAATTGAACGGATTGTATTCAGTACCACACTGACCACTAATTTAATAGCTCAGAGAAAATATCCACCAACCGGCCTTGTTCTCATTCCTGGACCCGGAATGAAACCTGATTGGTTAAAGCTTGGAACGATTAACTGGTTATTGAAAGGTTCTATTGACCATCGGGGCCGGAAGGTGATGGACTTAGAACAAAATGAGCTAAAAAGTTTTTTAGAAGAATTGGCTACTTCCGGTATTGTTGATCTGGCTATTGTGGGAAAGTTTTCAACCCGCAACCCTTCCTTGGAAGAGAAATTAGAATCCTTTATCCGTGAACATTTACCGGAAGTTGATAATGTCCAATTGGGAAGCCGGGTTGCACCGGTATTGAACTTTCCAAGAAGAGTACATACTACCTGGCTAAATACTGCAGTCTATCGTGAAAATACTATCTTCCTTAAAGAAGTACAGGATGCTGTCCATAAGCGCGGGATTAATGCTCAGTTATATTTGCTCAAGGCTGACGGTGGAACCATGTTATTACAAGAAGGAATAAACTTTGGTGTTGAGACTATTAAATCTGGGCCAGCGGCAAGTATTATGGGATTTCTGGCTCTATCAGGTACTGAGAAGAGAACTTCTCTTTTGTTGGATGTGGGAGGAACCACTACCGATATTGCTCTGATAACAGGCGGTGTACCTCTTTTTGAACCTGAAGGTGTAGAGATTGAAGGCTATTTGACCTCTGTTAGAGGTTTATTAAATAGATCAATTCCCTATGGGGGTGACAGCCGTATAATTGTTGATAATGGACAGATTGGATTGGCTCCTGAAAGAGTTGGCCCTGCAGTAGCTTTTGGCGGCAGTGTACCTACATTAACCGATGCGTTGGTAGTCGCTGGTTTAGTAGAAAAAGGTGATCAAAAACAGGCACGATTGGCCTTCGCCAAATTAGTTGAACATATTGAAGATAGTTTAGAAGAAGCGGCCCAAAAAATTATTGACCACTTTTACTTAAAAGTCAAGGAAGCTGTCGAAGAATTACTGATAGAGTTAAACAACCGACCTGTATACACCATTCACGAACTTTTAACAGATACTCGACTTGAACCGGAAGTTGTGATGATGATCGGTGGGCCTGCTAAAGCACTTCTGCCTGGATTGGCTGATAAATTGGGATTGGCTCCAATTTTACCAGATTATTATCATGTGGCCAATGCATTAGGTGCTGCAGTTGCCCGGCCAACACTTAGACAAACTCTTTATGCCGATACAGCACAAAAATTCTATAGACTATCAGGAATTATGGGTAAACAGCAAATTACTGGAAGATTTACCCTTAAAGATGCCCGACAAATTTTATTGGAACATATGAAATCTATGGTAAAACAAAATGGTGGATTGAATATTGATGATAAATTGATAGAGATTACCCATGAAGAGAGTTTTAATCTAGTGCGGGGCTTTTCAACCCAGGGCCAGATTTTAAGATTAAAAGCCCAGGTCAAACCCGGTATCGATCCCGCCCTGGGAGAACTGAAATTTCTAATGAAAGGTGAGATAAAACAATGA